In Deinococcus aestuarii, a single genomic region encodes these proteins:
- a CDS encoding alpha/beta hydrolase, translating to MFLSPLLLAAPLLLTAHVQADRLVRPRRTRAVHTPDHLGVTSWEDVAFTTADGVTLRGWFVPPAPGADGASVVCVHGTGGHRGHLLLHAAALHREGYGVLLFDLRAHGESGGRVSGLGLHELHDVLAALDHVRARPDVDPGRVALLGHSMGGAAVLRAAARTPHARAVVSIASAAGLAENVVSGVRAFTRLPVPALAPLIVWVAERRTRGRMRDMRPVKDVARLRDQPLLLIHGDADRVVGVENGRRLRDAHGSARLLEIPGAGHLGVIGPRHLTRYRAELLGFLREHLRPGTAPPPTPGKAPDHAPAHV from the coding sequence ATGTTCCTTTCGCCGCTGCTGCTCGCCGCCCCGCTGCTGTTGACCGCCCACGTTCAGGCGGACCGGCTCGTCCGGCCCCGGCGTACCCGCGCCGTTCACACGCCCGACCACCTGGGGGTCACCTCCTGGGAGGACGTGGCCTTTACCACCGCCGACGGCGTGACGCTGCGCGGCTGGTTCGTGCCGCCCGCCCCAGGTGCGGACGGGGCGAGCGTCGTCTGCGTCCACGGCACGGGCGGGCACCGGGGCCACCTCCTGCTCCACGCGGCGGCCCTGCACCGGGAGGGGTACGGGGTGCTGCTCTTCGACCTGCGCGCCCACGGGGAGTCGGGCGGAAGGGTCAGCGGCCTGGGCCTGCACGAGCTGCACGACGTGCTCGCCGCGCTCGACCACGTGCGCGCGCGGCCCGACGTGGACCCGGGCCGGGTCGCGCTGCTGGGGCACTCGATGGGCGGGGCCGCCGTGCTGCGGGCCGCCGCGCGCACGCCCCACGCGCGGGCAGTCGTGTCCATCGCCAGCGCGGCGGGCCTGGCGGAGAACGTGGTCTCGGGGGTGCGGGCCTTCACCCGCCTGCCCGTGCCCGCACTCGCACCCCTGATCGTGTGGGTGGCCGAGCGGCGGACCCGGGGCCGGATGCGCGACATGCGGCCCGTGAAGGACGTGGCGAGGCTGCGGGATCAGCCCCTGCTGCTGATCCACGGGGACGCGGACCGGGTGGTGGGCGTCGAGAACGGGCGGCGGCTGCGGGACGCCCACGGGAGCGCGCGCCTGCTGGAAATCCCGGGCGCGGGTCACCTGGGCGTGATCGGCCCCCGGCACCTGACGAGGTACCGCGCGGAGCTCCTCGGTTTCCTGCGAGAGCACCTCCGGCCCGGCACGGCCCCGCCTCCGACCCCCGGAAAGGCTCCCGACCACGCCCCAGCGCACGTCTGA
- a CDS encoding SDR family oxidoreductase, translating to MSEDGRKDQYTMQNPVTQYPQPPFPQQPQEAPGTVHKMVPPPDHGETTYRGSGRLAGRKALITGGDSGIGRAVAIAFAREGADVAINYLPDEEEDAQEVIKLIQDAGRKGVALPGDIKDEAFCEQLVEQAVSQLGGLDILVNNAGKQTAEKSLGEITTEQFDQTFKTNVYALFWITKAALPHLQPGAAIINSTSVEAYQPSPLLFDYAQTKAAIMAATHSLAKQLAGQGIRVNGVAPGPVWTPLQPTGGQPQEKIEQFGAQTPMGRPGQPAELAPVYVFLASQESSYVTGEVYGVAGGNGRT from the coding sequence ATGAGCGAGGATGGGCGCAAGGACCAGTACACGATGCAGAACCCGGTGACGCAGTACCCGCAGCCGCCGTTTCCGCAGCAGCCCCAGGAGGCGCCCGGCACCGTCCACAAGATGGTGCCCCCGCCCGACCACGGCGAGACCACCTACCGGGGCTCGGGCCGCCTGGCGGGCCGCAAGGCCCTCATCACGGGCGGCGACTCGGGCATCGGGCGCGCGGTCGCCATCGCCTTCGCGCGCGAGGGCGCCGACGTGGCGATCAACTACCTTCCCGACGAGGAAGAGGACGCACAAGAAGTCATCAAGCTGATTCAAGACGCCGGGCGCAAGGGCGTCGCGCTGCCGGGCGACATCAAGGACGAGGCCTTTTGCGAGCAGCTCGTCGAGCAGGCCGTCTCGCAGCTCGGCGGGCTCGACATCCTGGTGAACAACGCGGGCAAGCAGACGGCGGAGAAATCGCTCGGCGAGATCACGACCGAGCAGTTCGACCAGACCTTCAAGACCAACGTGTACGCGCTGTTCTGGATCACCAAGGCGGCGTTGCCCCACCTCCAGCCGGGGGCCGCCATCATCAACTCCACCTCGGTCGAGGCGTACCAGCCCTCGCCGCTGCTCTTCGACTACGCGCAGACCAAGGCGGCGATCATGGCGGCCACCCACTCGCTCGCCAAGCAGCTTGCGGGGCAGGGCATCCGGGTCAACGGGGTCGCGCCGGGTCCCGTCTGGACGCCCCTCCAGCCGACCGGCGGCCAGCCGCAGGAGAAGATCGAGCAGTTCGGTGCCCAGACGCCGATGGGCCGCCCCGGCCAGCCCGCCGAACTCGCGCCGGTGTACGTCTTCCTCGCCTCGCAGGAGTCGAGCTACGTCACCGGCGAGGTGTACGGCGTGGCGGGCGGCAACGGGCGGACCTGA
- a CDS encoding acyl-CoA dehydrogenase family protein, translated as MSFRHTGPTPPPPAPGERPLLPREAVALFTPAAAVVEGEAGARDADGAFPAASFRALHAAGVLTAPLPAELGGRGVGGPALLALLRRVGRASLPVGRVFEGHVNALALILRYGTPAQARRAAADARAGELFGVWNTEDGPGLRLVRGEAGALTLTGGKTFASGLGHVTRPLLPAEGEAGRVMVVLPTEREPGTPDPGFWQPLGMRATVSGRVDYTGAGVRPDDLIGAPGDYYRQPEFGGGALRFLAVQLGGADAVVASARDVLRRLGRAGDDAQCLRFAEVAVRLEGAWQTTCRAQARQDALPEGADPSSLLAYVALARAATEDACLLACEAAERAVGARGLLAPHPTERRLRDLRMYLRQPAPDAARLAVGARVLGAPDLPDGAWDPWEEA; from the coding sequence GTGAGTTTCAGGCACACCGGGCCGACCCCGCCTCCACCCGCCCCCGGGGAACGCCCCCTGCTCCCCCGTGAGGCGGTCGCCCTCTTCACCCCGGCCGCCGCCGTGGTCGAGGGCGAGGCCGGGGCGCGCGACGCGGACGGGGCCTTTCCCGCCGCCTCCTTCCGGGCGCTGCACGCGGCGGGTGTGCTGACCGCCCCCCTGCCCGCCGAGCTGGGGGGCCGGGGGGTCGGCGGCCCCGCGCTGCTGGCCCTGCTGCGCCGGGTGGGCCGCGCGAGCCTGCCGGTGGGGCGGGTGTTCGAGGGGCACGTCAACGCTCTGGCGCTGATCCTGCGCTACGGCACCCCGGCGCAGGCGCGGCGGGCCGCCGCCGACGCCCGCGCGGGCGAACTCTTCGGCGTGTGGAACACCGAGGACGGCCCGGGGCTGCGGCTGGTGCGGGGCGAGGCCGGGGCGCTCACCCTGACGGGCGGCAAGACCTTCGCCTCGGGTCTGGGGCACGTGACCCGGCCGCTCCTGCCCGCCGAGGGCGAGGCCGGGCGGGTGATGGTGGTGCTGCCCACGGAGCGCGAGCCCGGCACGCCCGACCCCGGCTTCTGGCAACCGCTGGGAATGCGCGCCACCGTCTCCGGGCGGGTGGACTACACGGGCGCGGGGGTGCGGCCGGACGACCTGATCGGGGCTCCCGGCGACTACTACCGCCAGCCCGAGTTCGGCGGCGGGGCGCTGCGGTTCCTGGCCGTGCAACTCGGCGGGGCCGACGCCGTGGTCGCCTCGGCGCGGGACGTGCTGCGGCGGCTGGGCCGGGCGGGGGACGACGCCCAGTGTCTGCGCTTCGCCGAGGTCGCCGTCCGGCTGGAGGGGGCCTGGCAGACCACCTGCCGCGCCCAGGCCCGGCAAGACGCCCTGCCGGAGGGGGCCGACCCGTCTTCCCTGCTCGCCTACGTGGCCCTGGCCCGCGCCGCCACCGAGGATGCCTGCCTGCTCGCCTGCGAGGCCGCCGAGCGGGCGGTGGGCGCCCGGGGCCTGCTCGCCCCGCATCCCACCGAGCGGCGGCTGCGCGACCTGCGGATGTACCTGCGTCAGCCCGCGCCCGACGCGGCCCGGCTGGCGGTCGGCGCCCGGGTGCTGGGCGCCCCGGACCTCCCGGACGGGGCCTGGGACCCCTGGGAGGAGGCGTGA
- a CDS encoding PIG-L deacetylase family protein: MSALVPGTLPGPVWVAAPHPDDEALGCGGLIAALTGAGQEVWALLLSDGGLSHPTSRTYPRERLAGARLAEWRAGLAELGVPAARTRALGLPDGALGACPDALARGALAAFREAPPGTLLLPWARDPHPDHRAAWAPLLSAARAFPAVRVLAYTVWLEERGDPGDHPQPGEARSLTLDVGPWLGRKRRAILAHRTQLGLITDDPHGFTLPPGLVKRALGGTETYHEVPLSTQEVPA; encoded by the coding sequence GTGAGCGCGCTGGTGCCGGGCACCCTCCCCGGGCCGGTGTGGGTCGCCGCCCCCCACCCGGACGACGAGGCGCTGGGCTGCGGGGGGCTGATCGCCGCGCTCACCGGGGCCGGGCAGGAGGTGTGGGCCCTGCTGCTGAGCGACGGGGGCCTCTCCCACCCCACCTCGCGGACGTACCCCCGGGAGCGGCTGGCGGGGGCGCGGCTCGCGGAGTGGCGGGCGGGGCTGGCCGAGCTGGGCGTCCCCGCCGCGCGGACCCGGGCGCTGGGGCTGCCGGACGGGGCGCTCGGCGCCTGCCCGGACGCCCTCGCCCGGGGAGCCCTCGCCGCCTTCCGGGAGGCGCCGCCGGGCACGCTGCTGCTGCCGTGGGCGCGTGACCCGCACCCCGACCACCGCGCGGCCTGGGCGCCGCTGCTCTCGGCCGCCCGCGCCTTTCCCGCCGTCCGGGTGCTGGCGTACACGGTCTGGCTGGAGGAGCGGGGTGACCCGGGCGACCACCCGCAGCCCGGCGAGGCCCGGTCCCTCACGCTCGACGTGGGCCCCTGGCTCGGCCGCAAGCGGCGGGCCATCCTCGCACACCGGACGCAGCTCGGCCTGATCACCGACGACCCGCACGGCTTCACGCTGCCGCCGGGCCTGGTCAAGCGGGCACTGGGCGGCACCGAGACGTACCACGAGGTCCCCCTCTCCACCCAGGAGGTCCCCGCATGA
- a CDS encoding class I SAM-dependent DNA methyltransferase: MTPPDETLGDRYFEDVYGANDDPWNFETSEYEHAKYARTLATLPRERYARALEVGCSIGVLTGLLADRADALLSVDVNEKALARARKRNRDRANVTFERRRLPGEVPDGPFDLIVLSEVGYYFSTRDLEELLDALTERLAPGGDLILVHWTPPVHDYPQTGDQVHGAALRRTPRPLTHRHGERHERYRLDVLTRPES; encoded by the coding sequence ATGACGCCCCCCGACGAGACCCTGGGCGACCGCTACTTCGAGGACGTGTACGGCGCCAACGACGACCCCTGGAACTTCGAGACGAGCGAGTACGAGCACGCCAAGTACGCCCGCACCCTCGCCACCCTGCCCCGGGAGAGGTACGCCCGCGCGCTGGAGGTCGGCTGCTCCATCGGGGTGCTGACCGGCCTGCTGGCGGACCGGGCAGACGCGCTGCTGAGCGTGGACGTGAACGAGAAGGCCCTCGCCCGCGCCCGCAAGCGCAACCGGGACCGGGCGAATGTCACCTTCGAGCGCCGCCGCCTGCCCGGGGAGGTCCCCGACGGCCCCTTCGACCTGATCGTCCTGTCCGAGGTGGGGTACTACTTCAGCACCCGGGACCTGGAGGAGCTGCTGGACGCCCTCACCGAACGGCTCGCCCCCGGCGGCGACCTGATCCTGGTCCACTGGACGCCCCCCGTCCACGACTACCCGCAGACGGGCGATCAGGTCCACGGGGCGGCCCTGCGCCGCACGCCCCGGCCCCTGACCCACCGGCACGGCGAGCGACACGAGCGCTACCGGCTGGACGTGCTGACCAGACCGGAGTCCTGA
- a CDS encoding glycosyltransferase, whose protein sequence is MSGPRPSIVVAVPARNEAAHIARTVRALAAQVDADGEPLAGYEVWVLVNNSTDGTARRAAGAVPPGAPVRVVTRTLPPGEDNVVGARRAALDLAAARLGEDGSGVLVSTDADSVPGADWLWQLGAALRAGADVACGRILLAGAERARLPAPVRRVYLQDTAYRLAAEQLTARLNPDPCDPWPRHHQHFGANLALTLRAYRRVGGVPDVPCLEDVALVRALRRHDLRVRHTPHARVHTSARTSGRVPVGLSTQLAEWHADPGAWRVPGAAEVAALAGAEAALRAARSRGWTVRLADRWLASPAELREALRAPTLGLALEAAHAARGRAGLWAERHPPVPVARALADLRAVLRLHSPPGGEAPPQDSGLVSTSSR, encoded by the coding sequence GTGAGTGGTCCTCGTCCCAGCATCGTCGTCGCCGTGCCTGCTCGGAACGAGGCGGCCCACATCGCCCGCACGGTCCGCGCTCTGGCCGCCCAGGTGGACGCGGACGGGGAGCCGCTGGCCGGGTACGAGGTCTGGGTGCTGGTGAACAACTCCACGGACGGTACGGCGCGGCGGGCGGCCGGGGCCGTTCCCCCCGGAGCCCCCGTGCGGGTGGTCACCCGGACGCTGCCCCCGGGCGAGGACAACGTGGTCGGCGCGCGCCGGGCGGCCCTCGACCTCGCCGCCGCCCGGCTGGGGGAGGACGGGTCCGGCGTCCTGGTGAGCACCGACGCGGACAGCGTGCCCGGTGCCGACTGGCTGTGGCAGCTCGGCGCGGCCCTGCGGGCGGGGGCGGACGTGGCCTGCGGGCGCATCCTGCTCGCGGGGGCAGAGCGCGCCCGGCTCCCGGCCCCGGTGCGGCGCGTGTACCTCCAGGACACGGCCTACCGGCTGGCCGCCGAACAGCTCACGGCGCGGCTCAATCCCGACCCCTGCGATCCCTGGCCCCGGCACCACCAGCACTTCGGGGCGAACCTCGCCCTGACCCTGCGGGCCTACCGGCGGGTGGGCGGCGTGCCCGACGTGCCGTGCCTGGAGGACGTGGCCCTGGTGCGCGCCCTGCGCCGCCACGACCTGCGGGTGCGCCACACCCCGCACGCCCGCGTCCACACCAGCGCCCGCACGAGTGGCCGGGTGCCGGTCGGGCTGAGCACCCAGCTCGCCGAGTGGCACGCCGACCCCGGCGCGTGGCGGGTTCCCGGCGCGGCCGAGGTGGCGGCCCTCGCCGGGGCGGAGGCGGCGCTCAGGGCCGCCCGCTCCCGGGGCTGGACGGTCCGGCTCGCCGACCGCTGGCTGGCCTCCCCCGCCGAGCTGCGGGAGGCGCTGAGGGCTCCCACCCTCGGCCTCGCGCTGGAGGCCGCCCACGCCGCGCGGGGCCGGGCCGGGCTGTGGGCCGAGCGCCACCCCCCCGTCCCCGTCGCGCGTGCCCTGGCCGACCTGCGCGCGGTGCTCCGGCTCCACAGTCCTCCCGGGGGGGAAGCGCCGCCTCAGGACTCCGGTCTGGTCAGCACGTCCAGCCGGTAG
- a CDS encoding mercuric reductase, whose translation MDDTSFDVLIIGGGQAGIPLAHALAGEGRRVALAERKHLGGSCVNFGCTPTKAVLASARVAHQARRAAEYGLGVPEVRVDFPAVLARARRIADESRAGLEERLSDTDNPRWLRGHARLEGRDGGGFRVRVGDQLVTAAQVVLNTGTRSVIPDVEGLAEADVLHAGNWLDRGELPEHLALLGGGYIGAEMSQFYRRMGSRVTVIEQGEQLMDREDPDVASVLQDALRGEGIELRLNTELRRVERAGPGLRLTLGRNGRDETLEVTHLFVATGRLPNTDDLGLETVGARVAEHGTVEVDARLATNVPGLWVAGDIRGGPMFTHSAWDDHRVLLSQLAGDGSRTTAGRIVPYGVFTDPQLGRVGLTERQAREAGLGVRVACYEMGKNGKATEIGETQGLVKLVTEAESGKILGAAVLAAEGTEIVHVYIDLMNADAPVDRLRDAVHIHPTLAEATQSVTRLLT comes from the coding sequence ATGGACGACACATCCTTTGACGTGCTGATCATCGGCGGCGGGCAGGCCGGGATTCCCCTCGCGCACGCCCTCGCCGGGGAGGGGCGCCGGGTCGCCCTGGCCGAGCGCAAACACCTGGGCGGGTCGTGCGTGAACTTCGGCTGCACGCCCACCAAGGCCGTCCTCGCCTCCGCGCGGGTCGCCCACCAGGCCCGCCGGGCGGCCGAGTACGGCCTCGGGGTCCCGGAAGTCAGGGTCGATTTCCCGGCCGTGCTGGCGCGGGCCCGCCGCATCGCGGACGAGTCGCGCGCCGGGCTGGAGGAGCGGCTGTCGGACACCGACAATCCCCGCTGGCTGCGCGGCCACGCCCGGCTGGAGGGCCGGGACGGGGGGGGCTTCCGGGTCCGCGTGGGGGATCAGCTCGTGACGGCGGCGCAGGTGGTCCTCAACACCGGCACGCGCAGCGTCATCCCCGATGTGGAGGGGCTGGCGGAGGCGGACGTGCTGCACGCGGGCAACTGGCTGGACCGGGGCGAGCTGCCGGAACACCTCGCCCTGCTGGGCGGCGGCTACATCGGGGCCGAGATGAGCCAGTTCTACCGCCGCATGGGCAGCCGCGTCACCGTGATCGAACAGGGCGAGCAACTGATGGACCGCGAGGACCCCGATGTGGCCTCGGTCCTGCAAGACGCCCTGCGCGGCGAGGGCATCGAGCTGCGCCTGAACACCGAACTCCGGCGGGTGGAGCGCGCGGGGCCGGGCCTGCGGCTCACGCTGGGGCGGAACGGGCGGGACGAGACCCTGGAGGTCACCCACCTCTTCGTCGCCACCGGGCGGCTGCCCAACACGGACGACCTGGGGCTGGAGACGGTCGGGGCGCGGGTCGCGGAGCACGGCACGGTGGAGGTGGACGCCCGCCTCGCCACGAACGTTCCCGGCCTGTGGGTCGCGGGGGACATTCGCGGCGGGCCGATGTTCACGCACTCCGCCTGGGACGACCACCGGGTGCTGCTCTCGCAGCTCGCCGGGGACGGCTCGCGAACCACCGCAGGCCGCATCGTGCCCTACGGGGTCTTCACCGATCCGCAGCTCGGCCGGGTGGGGCTGACCGAGCGGCAGGCGCGGGAGGCGGGCCTGGGCGTGCGGGTCGCCTGCTACGAGATGGGCAAGAACGGCAAGGCGACCGAGATCGGGGAGACGCAGGGCCTCGTCAAGCTCGTCACCGAGGCGGAGAGCGGGAAAATCCTGGGCGCGGCGGTTCTCGCCGCCGAGGGGACCGAGATCGTCCACGTCTACATCGACCTGATGAACGCGGACGCGCCGGTAGACCGCCTGCGTGACGCCGTGCACATCCACCCCACCCTCGCCGAGGCCACCCAGAGCGTCACCCGGCTGCTGACGTAG
- a CDS encoding response regulator transcription factor: MRESGDDPAPQPPDLDREQDVKTILIVEDHAAVRDLVREYLEEHGYRVRVAGSGQEGLLEARHHRPDLVLLDVMMPGMDGLEFLRRFRMAEHVPVIFLTARDTELDKVLGLELGADDYVTKPFSMAELLARVRAHLRRGEGPGPAAVLRAGEAELDPASRTLRVRGNRVDLTRSEFELMSAFLRAPGRVYTRPELLERLQEEASGSERTIDVHVRNLRAKIEQEPGRPQLIETVFGVGYRLNPDPGT; this comes from the coding sequence ATGCGAGAGTCTGGGGATGACCCCGCCCCCCAGCCCCCCGACCTCGACCGGGAGCAGGACGTGAAGACCATCCTGATCGTGGAGGACCACGCCGCCGTGCGTGACCTCGTGCGCGAGTACCTGGAGGAGCACGGCTACCGGGTGAGGGTGGCCGGGAGCGGGCAGGAGGGACTGCTCGAGGCCCGGCACCACCGCCCCGACCTCGTGCTGCTGGACGTGATGATGCCCGGCATGGACGGCCTGGAGTTCTTGCGCCGCTTCCGGATGGCCGAGCACGTGCCGGTGATCTTCCTGACCGCGCGGGACACCGAACTCGACAAGGTGCTGGGCCTGGAACTGGGCGCGGACGATTACGTCACCAAGCCGTTCTCGATGGCCGAACTCCTCGCCCGGGTGCGGGCGCACCTGCGCCGGGGCGAGGGCCCGGGCCCGGCCGCCGTGCTGCGGGCCGGGGAGGCCGAACTCGACCCGGCCTCGCGGACCCTGCGCGTGCGGGGCAACCGGGTGGACCTCACCCGCTCGGAGTTCGAGCTGATGTCCGCCTTCCTGCGCGCGCCCGGGCGGGTCTACACCCGGCCGGAACTGCTGGAGCGGCTTCAGGAGGAGGCCTCGGGCTCCGAGCGGACCATCGACGTGCACGTGCGCAACCTGCGCGCCAAGATCGAGCAGGAGCCTGGCCGGCCGCAGTTGATCGAGACCGTCTTCGGGGTGGGCTACCGCCTGAACCCGGACCCGGGCACGTGA
- a CDS encoding sensor histidine kinase, with the protein MRRPFWQTLAWRLTLAFVLVSAVALGVVGFISAASTRAEFGALLGAQAREDLGTQVRTYLAARGTLEDFRPAGPPAPPPPRPPRGGSPPPPEGPGPFVSRGAWIVLDPDRRAVFSTPDVARGTRVTGRPETPVTAGGRVVAYLVPSGLRAQPDPRSQEFLARTVRALAWAMLGAGVLAVLMGLLVARTLLRPLRELLAGIRALGRGEAPALPGRARADEFGEVLSAFGEMHRAVERNQQARRQLTADIAHDLNTPLTVIAGTLEAMLDGTFEPTAQRLRRLHLETRHVARLVNDLRFLALADAGELHVNRQPAEVALLVADAVAGFRAVAEGQGVAVETRLEDVTVSLDRVRITQVLQNLLANALAHTPGGGRVDVRARLEGGRLHVGVADTGSGIAPEHLPHVFDRLYRADGARSAGGSGLGLSICRSIVEAHGGEIRLTSRPGAGTSVTFTLPLETPRGT; encoded by the coding sequence GTGAGGCGGCCCTTCTGGCAGACCCTGGCGTGGCGGCTCACGCTGGCTTTCGTGCTCGTGAGCGCCGTGGCGCTGGGGGTGGTGGGCTTCATCTCGGCGGCGTCCACCCGCGCGGAGTTCGGCGCCCTGCTGGGGGCCCAGGCGCGCGAGGACCTGGGCACCCAGGTGCGGACGTACCTCGCCGCGCGGGGCACCCTGGAGGATTTTCGCCCGGCCGGGCCGCCCGCGCCGCCCCCTCCCCGGCCGCCGCGCGGGGGCTCCCCACCCCCCCCGGAGGGGCCGGGCCCCTTCGTGTCACGGGGGGCGTGGATCGTGCTGGACCCGGACCGCCGGGCCGTGTTCTCGACCCCCGACGTGGCGCGGGGGACCCGGGTGACGGGCCGGCCCGAGACGCCCGTGACGGCCGGCGGCCGGGTCGTGGCGTACCTCGTGCCGTCCGGCCTGCGGGCCCAGCCCGATCCCCGCAGCCAGGAATTCCTGGCCCGCACCGTCCGCGCCCTCGCCTGGGCGATGCTGGGGGCGGGTGTGCTGGCCGTCCTGATGGGGCTGCTCGTGGCCCGCACCCTCCTGAGGCCGCTGCGGGAACTCCTCGCGGGCATCCGGGCCCTGGGACGCGGCGAGGCCCCCGCCCTGCCCGGACGGGCGCGCGCCGACGAGTTCGGGGAGGTGCTCTCGGCCTTCGGGGAGATGCACCGGGCCGTCGAGCGCAACCAGCAGGCCCGGCGCCAGCTCACCGCCGACATCGCCCACGACCTGAACACGCCCCTGACCGTGATCGCCGGGACGCTGGAGGCCATGCTCGACGGCACCTTCGAGCCCACGGCCCAGAGGTTGCGGCGCCTGCACCTTGAAACCCGGCACGTGGCCCGGCTCGTGAACGACCTGCGCTTTCTCGCCCTCGCCGACGCCGGGGAACTGCATGTGAACCGCCAGCCCGCGGAGGTGGCGCTCCTGGTCGCGGACGCGGTGGCGGGCTTCCGGGCGGTCGCCGAGGGACAGGGGGTGGCGGTGGAGACGCGGCTGGAGGACGTGACCGTCTCCCTGGACCGGGTGCGGATCACCCAGGTCCTCCAGAACCTGCTCGCCAACGCGCTGGCCCACACGCCGGGGGGCGGACGGGTGGACGTGCGGGCCCGTCTGGAGGGCGGGCGGCTGCACGTCGGCGTGGCGGACACCGGCAGCGGCATCGCGCCCGAGCACCTGCCCCACGTGTTCGACCGGCTGTACCGGGCGGACGGGGCCCGCTCCGCCGGGGGCAGCGGCCTGGGCCTGAGCATCTGCCGGTCCATCGTGGAGGCCCACGGCGGGGAGATTCGGCTGACGAGCCGCCCGGGCGCGGGCACGTCCGTGACCTTCACGCTGCCGCTGGAGACCCCCCGGGGGACCTGA
- a CDS encoding intradiol ring-cleavage dioxygenase, translating into MTDPRKLPPYPADDHDHHDDFNDLGLSADLDMLARPVMDRRRVLGLGLLGIGLLVGCGTGALTPSAGTDTGTGTGTGTGTADCPAAIPPETAGPYPADGSAASGQSLNVLTRSGIVRPDLRTSLGTGNTAAGIPLTLTLKLVNVNASCAPLAGYAVYLWHCTQDGNYSMYSQATVSEDYLRGVQAAGPDGTVTFTTVFPGCYAGRWPHIHFEVYPTLASATSANNKIQTSQLALPEATCREVYATGGYSDSVRNLNSISLARDNVFSDGYSSQMATVTGSAAAGYAATLTVGLAR; encoded by the coding sequence ATGACCGACCCCCGGAAGCTCCCGCCCTACCCCGCCGACGACCACGACCACCACGACGACTTCAACGACCTCGGCCTGAGCGCCGACCTGGACATGCTCGCCCGCCCGGTCATGGACCGCCGCCGGGTCCTGGGCCTGGGGCTTCTCGGCATCGGCCTGCTGGTCGGCTGCGGCACGGGCGCCCTCACCCCGAGTGCGGGGACGGACACGGGCACCGGCACCGGAACGGGCACGGGCACCGCCGACTGCCCGGCGGCCATCCCCCCGGAGACGGCCGGACCCTACCCCGCCGACGGCTCGGCGGCCTCGGGCCAGTCGCTCAACGTGCTGACCCGCTCGGGGATCGTCCGCCCGGACCTGCGCACCAGCCTGGGGACGGGGAACACGGCGGCGGGCATTCCCCTGACCCTCACCCTGAAGCTGGTCAACGTCAACGCGAGTTGCGCTCCCCTGGCCGGGTACGCGGTGTACCTGTGGCACTGCACCCAGGACGGCAACTATTCGATGTACAGCCAGGCCACCGTCAGCGAGGACTACCTGCGCGGCGTGCAGGCCGCGGGCCCGGACGGCACGGTCACCTTCACCACCGTCTTCCCCGGCTGCTACGCGGGGCGCTGGCCGCACATCCACTTCGAGGTCTACCCGACCCTCGCCTCGGCGACCTCGGCGAACAACAAGATTCAGACCTCGCAACTCGCGCTGCCCGAGGCCACCTGCCGGGAGGTGTACGCCACGGGCGGGTACTCGGACAGCGTGCGCAACCTCAACAGCATCTCGCTGGCCCGCGACAACGTGTTCAGCGACGGCTACAGCAGCCAGATGGCGACCGTCACCGGCAGCGCGGCGGCGGGATACGCGGCCACGCTGACCGTCGGCCTCGCCCGCTGA
- a CDS encoding twin-arginine translocase TatA/TatE family subunit, translating into MNLGPMEIILVVIALALVFGPKKLPELGRGLGQSVREFRSGTRELRRDLDLTGADQEKRR; encoded by the coding sequence ATGAACCTTGGACCGATGGAAATCATCCTCGTCGTGATCGCCCTCGCGCTGGTGTTCGGGCCGAAGAAGCTGCCGGAACTGGGCCGGGGGCTGGGGCAGAGCGTCCGCGAGTTCCGCTCCGGCACCCGGGAACTGAGGCGGGACCTCGACCTCACCGGCGCCGATCAGGAAAAGCGGCGCTGA